In Lotus japonicus ecotype B-129 chromosome 5, LjGifu_v1.2, one genomic interval encodes:
- the LOC130720251 gene encoding egg cell-secreted protein 1.1-like produces the protein MASTHIVVSIFIALIMMAFISNTTNAARAMRLPHSSTATTLAARLKVGGEAPPNCWESLFELQACTGEVITFFLNGETYLGPSCCRAIRIVGHDCWPGMLHSLGYTSREGDILQGYCDAEEQPHFPPSPITVPQVLP, from the coding sequence ATGGCTTCCACTCACATTGTTGTGTCCATTTTTATTGCTCTTATAATGATGGCTTTTATATCCAACACTACTAATGCTGCACGTGCAATGAGGTTGCCGCACTCATCCACGGCGACAACCCTGGCGGCGCGGCTGAAGGTAGGTGGTGAGGCTCCTCCGAATTGCTGGGAGTCATTGTTTGAGCTGCAAGCATGCACCGGTGAGGTCATAACATTCTTCCTCAACGGTGAGACATATTTGGGCCCAAGTTGCTGCCGGGCCATAAGGATCGTGGGCCATGACTGTTGGCCCGGAATGCTTCATTCCCTTGGGTATACTTCACGAGAGGGTGATATTCTGcaaggttattgtgatgctgaagAACAACCACATTTCCCACCATCACCAATTACTGTTCCACAAGTGCTTCCTTAG